A single Symbiobacterium thermophilum IAM 14863 DNA region contains:
- a CDS encoding YlzJ-like family protein → MTECGPVVLWSVVPVEVILAGAEAGVPPLREVRVDGRLVLVAAGADGRGTVVRLISGQAQDYLDARFQPGATVMLERG, encoded by the coding sequence GTGACCGAATGCGGTCCGGTCGTCCTCTGGTCGGTCGTCCCGGTCGAGGTGATCCTGGCCGGCGCGGAGGCCGGCGTTCCGCCGCTCCGGGAGGTGCGGGTGGACGGCCGGCTGGTTCTGGTCGCGGCCGGGGCGGACGGGCGGGGTACCGTGGTGCGGTTGATCTCGGGGCAGGCCCAGGACTACCTGGATGCACGCTTCCAGCCTGGCGCGACGGTGATGCTGGAGCGGGGCTAG